Genomic window (Clostridia bacterium):
CGCCCCCGCAGACGCACACGGGCAGCGAGGGAGGACAAGTACACCCCCGGCTCCGCGCCCGCAGGAAAGTCTTTACCGTCCTGTCCTCCAGCGAATGGTAGGCCAGCACTACCAGACGGCCGCCGGGCTTGAGCACCGCTTCCGCCTGGGCCAGGCCTTGCTCCAGGCTCTCCAGCTCACGGTTTACGGCTATGCGCAGGGCCTGGAACGTGCGGCGGGCCGGGTGCGGGCCGCGACGGCGGGCCGCCGCCGGGATGGCATCCTTTACCACTGCCGCCAGTTGGGTAGTGGTAAGGATGGGTTGGCGGCGACGGTGCTCCACGATCGCCCGCGCGATGCGCCTGGCCCACCGTTCCTCCCCGTACCGGGCGATAATGCGCGCCAATTCCTCTTCGGACAGGCGGTTTACCAGTTCGGCCGCACTGATTCCTCGGCCGGGGTCCAGGCGCATGTCCAGAGGCGCCTCCTGCCGATAGCTGAAACCCCTCTCCGGCCGGTCCAGCTGCAGGCTGGACACTCCCAGGTCGAAGAGCACTCCGTCCGCCCGGTCTACCCCGGTCTCCCCCAGCACTTCTCTTAGATCCCGAAAGTCCGCCTGTGCCAAGATTACCCGCTCCCCGAAGGGTCTGAGATTCTCCCGAGCGGCGGCCAGGGCGTGAGGGTCGCGGTCCAGCCCGATCAGGAGCCCCTGCGGCCCCAGACGCTCCAGGATCGCGCGGCTGTGCCCCCCTGCTCCCACCGTGGCATCCACGTAGACCCCGCCCGGCCGCACCGCCAGCGCCTCGATCACCGCCTCCGGCAGTACCGGAACGTGAACTGCAGTCGGCCGTCCCACCTATAGAGCCTCCAGCTTTCCGGCCAAGACCTCAAAATCCGCCTGAGCCTTCCGGGTATATTCTTGCCACAAAGTGGCATTCCATATCTCCACCCGGGCAGAGACGCCTATGACCGCTGCCTCGCGCTCCAGCTGGGCGTACTCGCGCAGGGATGGGGGAATGAGGACTCTGCCCTGACGGTCGAATTCACATTCCGCCGCC
Coding sequences:
- the rsmH gene encoding 16S rRNA (cytosine(1402)-N(4))-methyltransferase RsmH, translated to MGRPTAVHVPVLPEAVIEALAVRPGGVYVDATVGAGGHSRAILERLGPQGLLIGLDRDPHALAAARENLRPFGERVILAQADFRDLREVLGETGVDRADGVLFDLGVSSLQLDRPERGFSYRQEAPLDMRLDPGRGISAAELVNRLSEEELARIIARYGEERWARRIARAIVEHRRRQPILTTTQLAAVVKDAIPAAARRRGPHPARRTFQALRIAVNRELESLEQGLAQAEAVLKPGGRLVVLAYHSLEDRTVKTFLRARSRGCTCPPSLPVCVCGGGAATLRVLTPRPLRPGKEEVARNPRARSARLRAAEKLGSGGVGT